Within Actinoplanes sp. L3-i22, the genomic segment ACCTCGACGACGTGACCGCCAGCTACGTGCCGGCGCTGCCGATCCAGACCGACATCCCCGCGGTCAAGGATGTGGTCACCGAGTTCCCGGTCGGCGCGGCGATCACCGGCGCCGAGATCACCACCGAGCACGGCGACCTGCTGGCCCGGCACTTCAACTCGGTCACCCCGGGCAACGCGCTGAAGTGGGACGCGACCGAGCCGACCGAGAACACCTTCACCTACACCCAGGCGGATCCGCTGATCGCGTTCGCCAAGGCGCACGGGATGAAGGTGCGCGGGCACACGCTGGTCTGGCACAACCAGACACCGGCCTGGGTCTTCGCGGACGCCACCAAGGAGGTGCTGCTCGCCCGGCTGGCGAACCACATCCGGAACGTGGCGGCCCACTACGGCGACACGATCGGCACCTGGGACGTGGTCAACGAGGTGATCGACGAGTCGCAGTCCGACGGCTTGCGCCGCAGCAGCTGGTACACGATCGCGGGCCTGGACTACATCCGTACGGCGTTCCGCACCGCCCGCGAGGTCGCGCCGAACGCCAAGCTCTGCATCAACGACTACAACACCAACGTGCCCGCCAAGCGCGACGCCCTCTACAACCTGGTCGTCCAGCTCAAGGGCGAGGGCGTACCGATCGACTGCGTCGGCCACCAGATGCACGTCAACGTGAGCTGGCCGTCGATCGCGGACACCGAGGCGATGCTGAAGAAGTTCGAGGGGATCGGCGTCGAGCAGCAGATCACCGAGATGGACGTCAGCATCTACACGAGCAGCGGGGAGTCGTTCCCGACGCCGCCGGCCGACCGGCTGCTGTCCCAGGCCTACATGTACCGGGACATGTTCGCGCTGTTCCGCAAGTACCAGGCCGACATCACCTCGGTGACGCTGTGGGGGCTGGCCGACGACAACACCTGGCTGGACACGTACCCGGTGGCCCGCAAGGACGCGCCGTTGCTGTTCGACACCCGGTTGCAGGCCAAATCGGCGTACTGGGGAGTGGTCGACCCCGCCAAGATCGGCGGCACCTCGTCGCCGTCCCCGAGTGCGTCGACCAGTGCCTCGGCGTCACCGTCGCCCTCGACCTCCACGGGAGCCGGATCCTGCGCGGTGACCTACCGGGTGACCGGCAGCTGGCCCGGCGGGTTCCAGGGGGACGTGAAGATCGCCAACACCGGAACCTCGGCGATCGCCAACTGGAAGCTGGCCTGGACGTTCCCCGGCGGCCAGACGATCTCGCAGCTCTGGAACGGCTCGGTGGTCCAGTCCGGCTCGGCGGTCACGGTCACCGGCGCCGCCTGGAATGCCACGATCGCCGCGGGCGGCTCGGCCTCGGTCGGCTTCCTCGGGTCGTGGACCGGCAGCAATCCGGTCCCGGCCGCCTTCACCGTGAACGGGACCGCCTGCACGGTCCTCTGAGTGGAAACGGGTTCTCCGAAAGTTTCGGGACATTCGTCAAGTTGATCGCCAGTTCACCGGTTGACTCGTATAGACGTAGAGCTATACGTTACCGACACGCGATCGGCATTTTCCCGAAACTTTCGGAGCGCTTCATCCACCGGAGGCGTACCCATGCGAAGTCATCTCGCGGGCGCGATTGCTGTGCTCGCCCTCCTCAACCCGATCCCCGCCCACGCCGCGCCGACTGATCAGCAGACGGCCGGCTACCTTTCCACCACAGCCGGGCCCGGCCGCTTCCCACTCGTCGAGCGGGGCACCGCCGCACCCGTCGTGACCAGCGCCGAGGACTACCCGGGCGTCCTCCGGGTGGCCGGCGACCTGCGCTCCGACATCGGCTCGGCCACCGGTGTCACCCCGGCCGCCGTCCTCGGCGGCCGGGACCCGATCATCGTCGGGACGATCGGCCGCTCCGCCCTGATCGACCGGATGATCGCCGCCGGCCGGCTCGACGCCAGGGGCATCGCCGGGAAGTGGGAGACCTCGCTCCAGCAGGTCGTCGACCACCCGCTGCCGGGCGTGCGCCGGGCATTCGTGATCGCCGGCAGTGACCAGCGCGGCACGATCTTCGGCGCCTACGACGTGTCCCGGCTGATCGGCGTCTCGCCCTGGCACTTCTGGGACGACGTGCCGGTCCCGCACGCGGACGCGCTCTACGCCCTGCCCGGGCGGCACAGCCAGGGCACACCCAAGGTCAAGTACCGCGGGTTCTTCATCAACGACGAGAACCCGGACACCGGCACCTGGGCGCCGGCCTTCTTCGGGCCGGGCAAGGCGCCCGGCTACCCCGGCGGGCTGAACGCCAACTACTACGCCAAGGTCTTCGAGACGATGCTCCGGCTCAAGGCCAACTACCTGTGGCCGGCCGTCTGGGGCCGGGCGTTCGCCGAGGACGACCCGGCCAACCACGCCACCGCGAGCTACTACGGCGTGGTCATGGGCACCTCGCACGAGGCGCCGATGATGCGCGGCATCGAGGAGTGGAACCGGCATCCGGCCGGCACCGGCGAGTGGAGCTTCCGCCGGAACCCGGACGCGATCAAGGACTACTGGCGGACCGGCATCGAGCGGATGCGCGACCAGGACATCGAGGGCGTGGTCACGCTCGGGATGCGCGGCAACGGCGACGTGAGCCTGCCCGACGGCGACGGCATCGACCTGATGAGCTCCATCATCGACAGTCAGCGGCAGATCCTCGGCGAGGAGGGGATGCTCGGCGCGCCGCAGGTGCAGACCCTCTACAAGGAGGTGCAGCGCTACTGGGACCAGGGCTACCGGCCGCCGGACGACGTGACAGTGGTCTTCTGCGACGACAACTGGGGCAACATGCGCAAGCTGCCCGACCCGTCGTTGCCGGCGCGCAGTGGCGGCTACGGGCTCTACTACCACTTCGACTACGTCGGGGACGGCCGCAACTACAAGTGGGCCGACACCGCGAACCTGGTCAACACGTGGGAGCAGCTGCACCGGTCGTACACCTCCGGGGTTGATCGTCTCTGGGTGGCGAACGTCGGGGATCTGAAGAACGACGAGGAGCCGACCCAGTTCTTCCTGGACTACGCGTGGAATCCGGACGCGATCCCGCTGAGCGGCCTCGGCGCCTGGGAACGCCGCTACGCGGCGGAAAGCTTCGGCACGTCACTGTCCGCTCCGATTGCGGAAATTCTTTCCCGGTACGGCGTTCTGCAGTCCCGCCGCAAGCCGGAGCTGCTCAACCGGCGGATCACACTCGACCCGGCCAAGGACCCGAGGACGGATCCGACCGCGGTGGTCTACGACGACCAGGGCAATCCGTTCAGCCTCACCGACTACGGCGAGATGGACCGGGTGGTCGCCGAGTGGCAGGCGCTCGCGGCGCGCACCGAGAAGCTCCGCGCGCGGGTGCCGGACGCCTGGCAGGACGCGTTCTTCCAGCTCGTCTACTACCAGGTGGCGGCGACCGCGAACCTGTACGAGCTGCGCCGGGCCGAGTTCACCAACATCATGTACGCCGCGCAGGGGCGGGCCGCGACCAACGACCTGGCCGACGAGGCGGAGGCCCGGTTCGCCACGGATCAGGCGCTCAACGCGCACTACAACACCGCGCTGGCCGGCGGGAAGTGGAAGGACTGGCAGCTCCAACCCAAGATCGGGTACGGGAACGTGGCCCGCTACGGGCCGAACGCGCCGTGGCAGCAGCCGGAGTTGAACAACGTGGCGCTGCCGGACGAGATCTACCCGTACCTGAAGCGGATCGAGGTGCCGGCCGGGGCGTCGCTCGGGGTCGGGCTCGACGGCGGGGACAGCGCGGTGCTGCCCGAGTTCAGCCCGTGGCAGGCGCAGGACCGGCAGTACGTCGACGTCTACAACAAGGGGACGACGCCGTTCGCCTACCGGATCACGACCCCGGTCCCGTGGGTGCACGTCACCTCGGCGTCCGGGACGGTGACCAAACAGGTCCGGGCGTACGTCTCGGTCGACTGGAAGCGGGCCCCGGCCGGGGTCACGTCCGTACCCCTGACGGTGGAAGGCGCGGGAAGCGCGGCCGTGGTCCGCGCCCCGATCCGCAACCCCGGGATCACCCCGCGGGGGTTCGCCGAGGCCAACGGGTACGTGTCCATCCCGGCGACCGGCTTCGATCAGAAGTCCGGGAGCTGGCGGGTGCTGCCCGGGATCGGCAAGACCGGCGACGGGATCATGCCGGTCAGCGCGTCGCCGCAACTGTCCTACCAGGTCACGCTGACCACGACCGGGCCGGTCGAGATCTCCGCGCTGCTGGCCCCGCGCAACGGGAGACTGCGGTACACGATCGCCGTGGACGGCGGGACGCCGCAGGAGGTCGACGCGGTCGCGGCGACCGGCGCGAACGACACCACGATGAACCGGCAGTGGGCCCGCAACACCTCGGACAACGTCAACGTCACCACCACCACGCACGAGATCGGCCGGGCCGGGACGCACACCGTGACGTTCCGGGCGATCGACTCGGCGGTGATCCTGCAGCGGCTGATCGTCGACACCGGCGGGGTCAAGTACAGCTATCTCGGCCCGCCGACCAGCCGGAGGTTCTCATGAAACGGCGCGCACTCCTGGCCGGTTCCGCCGGCGCCGTGACGGCCGGCCTCGCCGCCCCGACCGCGGCCACCGCCGCCGCCCCGTCCTCGTGGGTGCACACCTGGACCGCGATGCCGCAGCTGACCGAGCCGGGGAACCTGCCGCCGGCGCCGTTCACCGGCCCGGACGCGGTGCTGGTGGACACCACCCTGCGGCAGACCGTGCACACGTCGATCGGCGGCAAGCGGCTGCGGGTGCGGATCTCGAACGCCTTCGGGACCACCGACCTGCCGCTCACCGCGGTGTCGGTGGCGCTCCCGGTGGACGGCCGACCGGGGGTGTCCGGCATCGTGCCGGGGACCTCGCGGACCCTGACCTTCGGCGGGGAGCCGTCGGTCGTGGTGCCGGCCGGGGCGCAGATCGTCTCCGACCCGATCACCCTGACCGTCGCCGCGCGGTCGAACCTGACCGTTTCCGCCTACCTCGCGGCCGGGCAGGCGGGCCTGAACCTGACCTCCCACCCGGGCTCCCGGACCACCTCGTGGCTGGTCAACGGCGACCAGTCGGAGAAACCGGAGTTGTCCGGCGCGGCGCCGGTCGACCACTGGTACCTGATCAGCGGCGTCGAGGTGACCGCGTCCTCGGCGGCCGGCGTGGTGATCATCGGGGACTCGCTGACCGACGGCCGGGGATCGACCACCAACGGCAACGACCGGTGGCCCGATCAGCTCGCGGCGCGGCTGCGGGACCCCCGGCTGGCCGTGCTCAACCAGGCGGCCGGCGGAAACCGGGTGCTGCACGACGGGCTCGGGCCGAACGTGCTCGCCCGCTTCGACCGGGACGTGCTCGGGGTCAGCGGGGCGGCCTGGGTGCTGATCTTCGAGGGGGTCAACGACATCGGGACGGCCGAGGCGACCGAGGCCGGGCAGCGTCAGGTGATCACGGCGCTGACCGGGGCGTTCCGGCAGTTGGTGCTGCGGGCGCACGCCCAGGACCTGCGGGTCTACGGCGCGACGATCACGCCGTTCGGGGGGAACACCGGGTATGACGATCCGGGTGGGCTCCGGGAGCGGGCCCGGGTCGCGGTCAACGGGGTGATCCGGGGCGGCCTGTTCGACGCGTATGTGGACTTCGCGGCGGCGGTGGCGGACCCGGCCGCGCCGTCCAGGTTGGATCCGGCCTTCGACGTGGGCGATCACCTGCACCTGAACCCGGCGGGGTACGCGGCGCTGGCCGCCGCCGCGCCGCGCCGCCTGTTCTGACGTTCCGCTGGGTGGGCCCGTGGCTCTCGGCCGCGGGCCCGCGTGGACGACCGCTACGGCTCCTCGTCCTGCGCTCGAATGAGGTGGCGCAGGCGAGGGTCGTCGATCGCGGTGGCCATTGCCCGCAGGGCTTCGGTGAGAGGGCAGCGCGGATCTCAGGATCGTCCGCGGGCGATTGCCGGGCCAGGGCGTAGGTGGCCCAGTTCCGCACGTCCGGAGCGGGGTCGGCGGAGAGGTTGATCAGGGCTTCGACGGCGGTGGGTTCCGGGCGCCCGCCGAGTCCGAAGGCCACCGAGAAGCGGACGTCGGGGCAGGGATGGGTGTGCCACCGGACGAGCCCGGGGACGGCGAAAGGGGTACGGCCGGTGGCCGTACCCCTTTGAGCTTTGCCTTGGTCAGGGAATGCTGATCTTGCCGGTGAGGGTGTTGAAGATGGTGGAGATCTGGTTGCCGAACCCCGTGACGGCGACGATGCAGATGCCGGCGATGAGGGCCGCGAGGAGTGAGTACTCGACGGCGGTGGCGCCCCGGTCGTCGCCCGGGAGAAGGTAACGGGCGCGGAGGTATGCCGCGATCATGTTGAGCTTTTCCATGGCGCATCCTTGCGAGGGGGCACCGCCGGAGCGGTGGAGTCGAGGTTCGCTGTGGCCGGCGTCCGGGGCGGGCACCGGGATTCCGGCCGTCAGATGTCGTTCGTCAGGTGATGACGAGCTTGCCGGTCAGCGTGTTGAAGATCGAGGCGACCTGCTTGCCGAACGCGGTGACCGCGACGATGCAGATGCCGGCGATGAGAGCGGCCAGGAGCGAGTACTCGACGGCGGTCGCGCCCTCGTCGTCGCTGTGCGGCGAGAAGTACCGGGCGTGTACGTAGGCGAAGATCATGTTGAGCTTGTCCATGGCTGTCTCCTTGTCGGCGGGTGCCGCCGGGGTGGCGGCTGGCGGCACCTGTCACTTCGTCCGGCGGTGCGTGGGCTGAAGCCCGATCGCGGTGCAGTACAGGTGTTACGGGTTGCGGAATGCCGCGCCGAGCACGGCGCCGGTAGAGCGGGAAGAGCGAGGGGAGCCGATGGCGCCGCTCAGGTGATGACGAGCTTGCCGGTCAGCGTGTTGAAGATCGAGGCGACCTGCTTGCCGAACGCGGTGACCGCGACGATGCAGATGCCGGCGATGAGAGCAGCCAGGAGCGAGTACTCGACAGCCGTCGCGCCCTCGTCGTCGCTGTGCGGCGAGAAGAAGCGGGCGTGTACGTAGGCGAAGATCATGTTGAGCTTGTCCATGGCTGTCTCCTTGTCGGCGGGCGCCGCCGGGGTGGCGGCTGGAGGCACCTATCACTTCGTCCGACCAATGGCCCGCTGAAGCCTGATGGAGTTGCAGATCAGGTGTACCGCGTTGCGGAATGTGATCAGTGGGATCAGCACGGCCGCCGCCGATTTGCCCCGGTTGCCGGTCGGGTGCCGGGCTACGCGGCGGGCACGGCCACGCGCGGCCGGGCGAGGAACGTCGCCACCAGCGCGACCACACAGAGCACGGCGAGGCTGAGGAACCCGGCCCGGAACGACCCGGTCGCGTCCTTCACCGCGCCGAGCGCGTAGACGAACGCGAAGCTGCCGAGGTTCGCGCAGAAGTTGCCGAACCCGCTGAGCAGCCCGGCCCGCCGCGACCCGAGCACCGCGATCGGCAGCGCGAACAGCGGCCCGAAATACACCTGCACGACCACCGAGATCATCGCGACCACGGCCAGCACGGCCGGCATCCCGGGTACGTAGGTGAGCAGCGCCAGCCCGGCCGCGAGGGTCGCCAGCGAACCGCCGATCACCAGCAGCGGCCGGCCGATCCGGTCGGAGAGGTAGCCGCCGAGGTAGTTGGCCGGCGCGGTGAGCGCGGCCCCGAGCGCCGCGACCAGGCCGGCCGCGGTCAGCGACTGGCCGCGGTCCACCACCAGCCAGGTGGGCAGCCAGAACGTGAAGCCCTGCGCGACCGCCAGCCGCGCGAACTGGATCACCCCGGTCAGCCAGACGATCCGGTGCCGGAGCAGGACGGGCAGGTCGGCGACGCGGACCGGGTCGTCGCTCGGCGGTTTCCGGACGGCCGGTCCGGCGGCGCGGCGGTAGAGCAGCAGGGTGCCCAGCCCGGCCGCCGCGAACAGCCCGAACAGCAGCCGCCAGCCGACGTGCCCGACCAGCAGCGGCCCGATCGAGCTGAGCAGGATGTTCGACGAGAAGCCGCCGGCCACGTACAACCCCATCGCGGTGGCGCGCCGGTCACTGGGGAATTCCGCGCTGATCAGCATCAGCCCCGGCGCGAACACCAGCGCCCGGAAAAACCCAGAAAAAGCCTGATTCAAAAGCAGCATTTGGTACGACGTGAGCACCGCGAACAGGGCCGCGAGCAGGTTCGTCCCCAGCAATCCGACCAGGAACAGCGTCCGCGGGGAGAACCGGTCGGCGAGGAATCCGGACGGCACCTGCATCAGGGCGTACACCAGGTTGCTCGCCGCCGCGAGCGTCCCCGCCTGGGCGAACGTCAGCCCGAGGTCGGTGCGGATCAGCGGCAGGAACAGCGCGATCCCGCCGAAGATCAGCGCCTGGGTGCTCTGGCAGACGACGAGGAGGGTGATGATCGCGCGGCGCACCGGGCGATGATCGCACGCCCTCAGAGAATGGGCATGCGCGCCGAAGAGGGTGGGGTCGACCACCTTCCGCCCGTCGAGGGGACAAACGGTGCGCCTGCCACGTCTCACCATCAAGCTGCGCCTGATCGTCTGCGTGGTGCTGCTCACCGGGCTGTCGCTGTCGCTGGTCGCCGGGTACATCTCGCGGCAGAGCTCGGCGGAGGCCCGGCGCACCGGCTTCGCGTACGCCCAGGAGGTCGCCGCCCGCAACGCCGCCTCGGTGCAGCAACAGCTGATGGTCGCGATGAACACCGCCCGGGACCTGACCGAGGCGATGGCCGCCGAGTCGACCTCCGGCGGCACCCGCGCGACCGCGAACGCCGAGCTGAAGGCGATCCTCACCGGTCACTCGGCGTTCCTCGGGGTGTGGACGGCATGGGAGCCGGACGCGTTCGACGGCGCGGACCGGCGGTACCGCAACGCCGACGCGCGGCACGACGCCAGCGGGCGGTTCGTGCCGTACTGGTTCCGGGACGGCGATGCGATCAAGTCGGCGGTGCTGACCGACTACACCACCGCGGGCGCCGGCGACTACTACCTGATCGCCAAAAACACCGGAAAAGAAAAGGCGATCGAGCCCTATACGTACGCGGTGGGCGGCAAGGACGTGCTGATGACCTCGATGGCCGCGCCGATCGTCGAGGGCGGCAGGACGGTCGGGGTGGCCGGCGTCGACCTGCCGCTGGACTCGGTGGCCGCCGCGGTCGCCGCGATCAAGCCGTTCGGCACCGGCTCGTCGATGCTGGTGAGCTCGAACGGTCTGCTCGCCGGGGGTGGGGACAGCGCGCAGGCGGGCAAGGCGGCCGACGCCGGGGTGGTCGCGCTGGCCGGCCGGGCGGCCCAGTCCGGGACCGCCGCGCAGCGGATCCTCACCGGCGACGACGAGCGGGTGCAGATCGCCGCGCCGCTGAGCCTCGGCGCGACCGACACCTGGTCGCTGATCGTCACGGTGCCGACCGCGACGATCCTGGCCGAGGCGACCGCGGCCCAGCGCACCAGCATGTGGATCACGGCGGTCGTGGTGCTGCTCGCCGCGGTGATCGCGTTCCTGCTGGCCCGCTCGGTGGTCCGGCCGATCGAGCAGCTGCGGGACCGGATGGCGCAGATCGCGGACGGCGACGGCGACCTGACCCAGCGGGCCGAGGTGACCCGGGACGACGAGGCCGGGCAGCTGGCCGCGGCGTTCAACCGGTTCGTGGAGAAGGTGGCCGGCACGGTGCGCGGCATCGCCGGATCGGCGGACGAGGTACGGGCGGCCACCGACCGGCTCAACGCGACCACCACCCGGCTCGGCGCGGACGCGGCCCAGGCCTCCGACAAGTCCGGCACCGCCTCCGAGGCCACCCTGACGGTCAACGAGGGCGTGCAGTCGGTGGCCGCCGGGGCCGAGCAGATGAGCGCGTCGATCGCCGAGATCGCGTCGAGCGCCGCCAAGGCCGCCGAGGTGGCCAACAACGCGCGGGTCGCCGCCGAGGGCACGAACAGTCAGGTGGCCGCGCTGGGCACGGCGACCGAGGAGATCGGCGACGTGGTCAAGCTGATCACCACGATCGCCGAGCAGACGAACCTGCTGGCGCTGAACGCGACGATCGAGGCGGCCCGCGCCGGTGAGCTGGGCAAGGGCTTCGCAGTGGTGGCCGGCGAGGTGAAGGAGCTGGCCCAGCAGACCGCCCAGGCGACCGAGGAGATCACCAACCGGATCGCGGCGATCCAGGCGATCAGCGGCAGCGCGGCCACCGCGATCGGCGAGATCGTCCAGGTGATCGCGACCATCGGCGACTACACCACGTCGATCGCCTCGGCGGTGGAGGAGCAGACCGCGACGACCAACGAGATGAGCCGGGGCGTCGCCGACGCGGCTGGCAGCACCGGGCGGGTGTCCGAGGCGATCGCCGAGGTCGCCGAGGTGTCCCAGAAGGCGTCGGCGAACGCGCGGGACGCGCAGGCCGCGGTCGCCGACCTGTCCCGCCTGGCGGGGGACATGACGGCCCTGGTGAACACGTTCCGTTACTGACGGTCGGCAGGACTGTTTACGTTAACATCGCTTCGTCTCGATGCGCTATGCCTGCTGGGGTGGCTGTTCGTCATCTTCACGTCTGGCCGCCGACCATGGTTTCCATGTGTCGGTGACGTTACGAATGTGTCATGCGAGCACGAATCCCCACCGCGCTGTGCGCGGTCCTGCTGGCGACGTTCTTCACCGTCCCCACCTCCCCCGTGGCCGCGGCCACCAACGGCTTCCGCGGCGTCAACTGGGCCGATCAACGCGACAACTTCGTCGACGACACCCTCGTCCTGGGCGGGCTGAGCACCTCCGACAGCTACGCCACGACGCAGGCCAAGGCGAACGCGATCCTGACCGGCTTCGTCAACAACCTCGGCGCCAACACAGTCCGGATGCCGGTCAACTACGCGACCGTCGCCGGGTCCTACTGGGCGTCCTACACCGGCGCCATCGACATGGCCACGTCCAAGGGCCTCAAGGTGATCCTGAGCTACTGGGAGGGCGCCAGCTCCCGGGACGGCCTGGTCGACAACGCCACCCAGTACTGGTCGTTGTGGCAGACGATCGTGACCAAGTACTCGTCGAACGCCAACGTCTACTTCGAACCCTTCAACGAGCCGTACGGCTACAGCGACGCCGACTGGAAGAACCTGGCCGCCCAGTGGCTGACCACCTACTCCGGCGTCCCGAAGGCACGGGTGATCATCAGCGGGGCCGGCTACAACCAGCGGCTGACCACGATCGCCACCGACACGCGCTTCGACGGCACGCTCATCTCCCGGCACATCTACCAGTTCTTCGACTCCGCCCGGCACACCGAGGACTCGTGGCGGGAGGCTCTGCGGACCAGCGTGGGGTCGTACGCCAGCCGGGTTCTGATCACCGAATTCGGCGCGACCATGACCGACGGGCGCAACTACAACGCGCCCTCGACGACCAACGACTTCGTCGCGTTCATCCGCGGGACGGCCGCCGAGGCACGGGCCGAGGGGCTGGGCACGGTCTACTGGCCGGGCGTGCGGATCGCCGACCCGTACCGGCTGCAGGAGATCAGCGGCAGCGGCACCGCGCTGACCCTGACCACCACCAACAACTCCGGGCGCGACCAGCTGCGCTACTCGTGGGGCCTGGACGTCACCGGCAACACGCTGCTCACCCACTACCGCGTCACCAACCGCAACAGCGGCAAGGCGATGGACGTGGTCGGCTCCTCGATCGCGGAGAGCGCCGAGGTCAAGCAGTACACCTGGAACGGCGGCGCGAACCAGAAGTGGTCCTTCGAGGACCTGGGCAACGGGTACGTCCGGGTGGTCAACCAGTACAGCGGCAAATGCCTGAACGTGGCGTCCGCGTCGACCGCCGACGGGGCCAACGTCATCCAGTACACCTGCGGGAGCGGGACCAACGAGCAGTGGTCGTGGGTCGCCTCCGGCAGCTACTACACGCTGGTCGCGCGGCACAGCGGCAAGTGCCTGGACGTGGTCGGGTCCGGGACCGCCGACGGCACCGACATCAGCCAGTACACCTGCAACGGCGGCACCAACCAGCAGTGGACCAGGACCGCGGCATGAAGCGGCTGCTCTCGCTGGCACTCATCGCGGTTCTGGTCGCGTTCTGGGGCGCCCCGGCCCAGGCGGCGGCGGTGACGATCACCAACGGGACCCAGTTCGGCGGCGTGCACGCGCACGGCGGCGGCGTTATCAAGGTCGGCTCGTACTACTACTGGTTCGGCGAGAACCGCAACGCCGACGACACGTTCTACGCGGTCAGCGTGTACCGCTCGACCGACCTGCAGAACTGGGAGTTCCGCAACAACGTGCTGACCCGGTCGTCCGCGTCCGAGCTGGCCTCGGCCAAGATCGAGCGGCCCAAGGTGGTCTACAACGCGTCCACCGGCAAGTACGTGATGTGGATGCACAAGGAGAACGGGACGGACTACGCCGAGGCCCGGGCGGCGGTCGCGGTCTCCGACACGGTGGACGGGAATTACACGTACCAAGGCAGCTTTAGGCCTTTTGGTTCTTATATGTCGCGAGACATCACTCTTTATCAGGAGGGGACGGCCGCCTACATGATCTCGGCGGCCGACGAGAACAAGGACCTGATGATCTACCGGCTCACGTCCGACTATCTGAACGTCGAGTCGGTGGTCGGCAACTTCTGGAACGACGCGTCGCGGGAGGCGCCGGCGCTGTTCAAGCGGGGCAGCACCTACTTCATGCTGACCTCGGGGACGTCCGGCTGGAACCCGAACCAGTCGAAGTACGCGACCGCGTCGAGCATCTCCGGGCCGTGGACCGGGTGGACGAACTTCGGCGACGCGACCACGTACAACTCGCAGCCGGCCTACGTCCTGCAGCTGGGCAGCAGCTACCTCTACCTGGGCGACCGTTGGGCGGGTGCCTGGGGCGCCGCGGTCAACAGCTCGGAGTACGTCTGGCTGCCGATCGCGTTCCCGTCGAGCACGTCGGCGTCGATCGCCTGGTCGCCGACGATCACCGTGGACGCGGCGGCCGGGACGATCACCGGCAGTGCGGTCCCCTGGTACCGGGTGACGAACCGCAGCTCGGCCAAGGTGATCGACGTCTGGAACTCCTCGACCGCCGACAACGCCGAGGTGCGCACCTATGCGGCTAACTCCGGCACCAACCAGCAGTGGGACTTCCGCACCACCGGCGGCGGCTATCTCCACGTGATCAACCGCA encodes:
- a CDS encoding methyl-accepting chemotaxis protein, with the protein product MRLPRLTIKLRLIVCVVLLTGLSLSLVAGYISRQSSAEARRTGFAYAQEVAARNAASVQQQLMVAMNTARDLTEAMAAESTSGGTRATANAELKAILTGHSAFLGVWTAWEPDAFDGADRRYRNADARHDASGRFVPYWFRDGDAIKSAVLTDYTTAGAGDYYLIAKNTGKEKAIEPYTYAVGGKDVLMTSMAAPIVEGGRTVGVAGVDLPLDSVAAAVAAIKPFGTGSSMLVSSNGLLAGGGDSAQAGKAADAGVVALAGRAAQSGTAAQRILTGDDERVQIAAPLSLGATDTWSLIVTVPTATILAEATAAQRTSMWITAVVVLLAAVIAFLLARSVVRPIEQLRDRMAQIADGDGDLTQRAEVTRDDEAGQLAAAFNRFVEKVAGTVRGIAGSADEVRAATDRLNATTTRLGADAAQASDKSGTASEATLTVNEGVQSVAAGAEQMSASIAEIASSAAKAAEVANNARVAAEGTNSQVAALGTATEEIGDVVKLITTIAEQTNLLALNATIEAARAGELGKGFAVVAGEVKELAQQTAQATEEITNRIAAIQAISGSAATAIGEIVQVIATIGDYTTSIASAVEEQTATTNEMSRGVADAAGSTGRVSEAIAEVAEVSQKASANARDAQAAVADLSRLAGDMTALVNTFRY
- a CDS encoding RICIN domain-containing protein, which translates into the protein MRARIPTALCAVLLATFFTVPTSPVAAATNGFRGVNWADQRDNFVDDTLVLGGLSTSDSYATTQAKANAILTGFVNNLGANTVRMPVNYATVAGSYWASYTGAIDMATSKGLKVILSYWEGASSRDGLVDNATQYWSLWQTIVTKYSSNANVYFEPFNEPYGYSDADWKNLAAQWLTTYSGVPKARVIISGAGYNQRLTTIATDTRFDGTLISRHIYQFFDSARHTEDSWREALRTSVGSYASRVLITEFGATMTDGRNYNAPSTTNDFVAFIRGTAAEARAEGLGTVYWPGVRIADPYRLQEISGSGTALTLTTTNNSGRDQLRYSWGLDVTGNTLLTHYRVTNRNSGKAMDVVGSSIAESAEVKQYTWNGGANQKWSFEDLGNGYVRVVNQYSGKCLNVASASTADGANVIQYTCGSGTNEQWSWVASGSYYTLVARHSGKCLDVVGSGTADGTDISQYTCNGGTNQQWTRTAA
- a CDS encoding RICIN domain-containing protein produces the protein MKRLLSLALIAVLVAFWGAPAQAAAVTITNGTQFGGVHAHGGGVIKVGSYYYWFGENRNADDTFYAVSVYRSTDLQNWEFRNNVLTRSSASELASAKIERPKVVYNASTGKYVMWMHKENGTDYAEARAAVAVSDTVDGNYTYQGSFRPFGSYMSRDITLYQEGTAAYMISAADENKDLMIYRLTSDYLNVESVVGNFWNDASREAPALFKRGSTYFMLTSGTSGWNPNQSKYATASSISGPWTGWTNFGDATTYNSQPAYVLQLGSSYLYLGDRWAGAWGAAVNSSEYVWLPIAFPSSTSASIAWSPTITVDAAAGTITGSAVPWYRVTNRSSAKVIDVWNSSTADNAEVRTYAANSGTNQQWDFRTTGGGYLHVINRNSGKCLDVASASTADGANIIQYTCGTGSNQQWQWVANGSYYQLKARHSGKCLGLAADAVDLQQTTCSTSATDQQWSRAAA